The genomic segment TGCATCCATTCGGCCGAGTGCGTCCGCGGGCTGCCGCTGGTGTTCCAGCCGGGCAGCCACCCTTGGGTGAAGCCGGACCGAGCCACGGCGGAAAAGATCGCCGAGATCATCGAGCGCTGCCCCACGGGGGCGCTCCACTACGAGCGGCTGGACGGCGGTCGAGCCGAGAGTGCGACGACGACCAATACCGTGACTCCGGAGCCCGACGGCCCCCTGATGGTCCGAGGCCAGATCGAGATCCTGGACGCCGAAGGGAATCTCCTGCACCGCGACACGCGCGTGGCGCTCTGCCGCTGTGGCGGCTCGAGCAACAAGCCGTTCTGCGATGGCTCGCATCGCGCGCGGGGCTTCTCCGACCCGGGCGAGGTCTTCGCTGGCAGTGTGAAGCCGGGCGAGGACCCGGGAAGCGTCCTGCGCTTCACCGTGCGTCCGGCAGGGCCGCTCAAGGCGCGCGGGACCCTCGTGGTGAGGAGCGCGGACGGCCTGGTGAGGGTCTCGGGCGGTGACGCGGCCTTCTGCCGCTGCGGGGGAACTCGCAACCGCCCGTTCTGTGACAAGTCGCACGAGCGGCTTGAATTCGAGCAAGACTCCTCCACTTCGAGCTGACCGCTCAAGTCTCCGGCGGCTTCATCCGACAACCGAGACATGCGGTGGCAACTCCTCATCCTGCTCGCCCTCTCCGGTCTGGCCTTCGCGCCCGCCACCCAGACGCTTCCTCGCGGCACTCTGGCCTTCACCCTCGGATGGGCCCGCAGCCAGGTCGACAGCGCCCTGGCGGACCGCGGCGTCGAGCCGATCTCGGCGGGAAGCGACTTCATCACCACGCCCGGCGAGAGTCCCGAAGTCGAGTTCATCGAGTACTCGTTCGTGCCGATGGCTCACCGCGGCGCCCTGTTGTGGAAGGTCACCTACGGCTACCGCGTCCCCTCCGACCGCCAGGTCTTCGAGGGAGCTCGCGGCACCCTGGTGGGGCAGTTCGGCGCGCCTCATGAGGAGCACAAGGCGGACGTCAAGGCCGGGAACTTCGAGGAGAAGCTCCTCTGGGTCGATGGGCTCACCGCCGTCCAGCTCGGGGCGCGATGGACGGAGCGCCAGGACACGGCCGATCGCATGATGGTCACCTGGGTCGATCGCAAGCTCCAGAAGCAGGCGTCGGTTCAGGTGAAGCCGAAGGGCGGGAAGAAGAAGTAGCTACCGCTCGCGCGCCCGCACCGTGTCCAGCATGGCGCGGGCCGAAACGTCATAGGGATAGCGGGCCAGCAGCGAATCGAGCTGCCCGCGCGCCTCGGCCAGCCGGCCTTCGCTGATCGCCAGCACGGCCAGCACGTACCGCGCATCGCCGGAGTCGCGCCACACCGCAAGACTCGACTCCGCTTCGGCGCTCGCCGCGGCCACGTGGTCGAGCGCCAGGTGGCAGAGCGCGCGCTTCCCCCGGATGCCCGCCAGGAATACGCGCGCACCACGATCCCGCTGGAGTTGATCGGCACGATCGAAGTGGCGCAGCGCAGAATCCGGCGCGTCCGCGATGATGCGGTCGCCGGCGAGATACTCCACGACGGCGCCGTGGTCGAGCACCACGACCTGCCGTGCCTCACCCGGCTCATACTCGACCACGACGTCCGGTGCCCGCGCGCCGTCACGTTGCGCGTCTTCCCAGGTGATCCAGCGGAGCGTGGTGTCCCGGTACCACACCTGAAGGGCCTGTCCCTGGGCGAATGCGTGCTGCGCCATGAGCGGACGATGCCTCCAGGCGACGGTCGAGTGATGCGGAAGCGTCGGATGGATCGAGACGAACGCCTTGCGCGTCTCATGGCTGAGGCGTGACAGCCGCGCCAGGCTCGAGAAGTCGTACGCATTCTCGCCCTCTTGGCGAATCAAAGCCGGTGCGCCGGCACTCAGGCCGAGCGCCAGCAGCCGCACTGCGACCAGCGCCGCGAGTATTGCGGGAGTCGCTGCCCACATGACCGCGACGAGCGCGATCCCGAGCCCCCAGCCTCCGGAGACGACACGAAACGGCCCCCACAACGGAAACACCTGGGTGAGCAGTGCGATGTTGGCGATGAACCACGCGACGCCCCAACCGATCCAGGGGAGTGCTTTGATCAGCCGCCTCCTCGCACTTCTCCGAGCGGCCATGGCCGCCGCCACGAGGAGAACCAACGCGAGCCCCGCGAGCATCGGGGCGGTCGCCCAGCCTTCGAGCGCTCCGAGACCGAGGGCGTCGCGCAGTCCGAGACGAAGCGCCCATGGCAATGTCTCCATGAACGTGGATGGCTGCTCGAAGCGGCTCTGGAACGTGACGTGGCCTTGCCGGAGCACGAAGCCGTAGACGAAGCCCCAGGCCAGCAGCGCGGACCCCAGTCCCAGGATCCAGCGCCGGCGCTCCGGAGTGGTGATCAAAGGCAGCCATGGAAGGAGCAGCGCGGTCACCACGGTGGTTTCCTTGCACAGGAGCCCCGCGACCACCGCCGCGATCGCGCCCGCGAGACTCCGGCGGCTGGCTTCGTGGAACGCCAGAGCGGAGAAGAAGAGCGCGCCGAGATCCTGAATCGTCGTGGGCCAGAGCAGGAACGTTCGGCTCGACTCGGTGAGGAGCGGAAAGCTCGCCGCCGCGGCCGCCCAGGGTCCTGGCCAAACGGAACGAACGGCGCGGTAGACCAGCAGGCTCGAGGCGCCCAGCAAGACGAGGTGGAGCGCGACCGTGAGCCAGGGGCGCTCCGCCATCGAGGCACCGATGAGCCCGTACCAGCCCTGGCGGGAGAGCGGGCGCCAGTAGATCGACGCCCCTCCCCCGTCGAGCCACGATCCTGGCCCGAACAGCGCGTGGCGCAGGAAGTTGAAGTCGTCGGCGAACGGCTCGCCGAGTGGCGGCCCGAGCGAGCGGGCGATCAAGGGCAGCAGCGCCGAGAGAGCGAGCCAGGCCCAGGGATCCCGGAAGGACGTTCGAGACGCCGGCTTCGAGGCCTTCGAAGTGGCGGTTGCGTGAGCGGTTGCGTGAGAGGTGGATGGCGGCACGGAGTGGGGCTATTCTTCCAGAGCTTCGCGTTGGTGACCATCCAGGAGGTCCCCCGTGAAATTCTCTCGCACTGCCCTGCTCGCGCTCTTCGTCCTCGTCACACTCGCTCCTCGTCTGCAGTCAGACGCTGCGGCCGCTCCGCCGCCCGATCCCATCATCCACAACTGCTCTCCCAACGCCACGTTCTCAGCCTGGATCATCGATGGCCAGAGCAACCCCTCGCTCACGCTTGCTCCTGGGAGCAGGCACATCTTCCACGTCATCGCGCCCGGGCATCCCTTCTACATCAAGACGCTGCGTGAAGTCGGAGACGGAAATCAGTTCACGGATGGCGTCAGGAACAACGGCGACGACAACGGGGATGTCCAGTTCGACGTCCCTAACGACGCTCCCCCCCTTCTCTTCTATCAGTGCGGCGTGCATCCGAGCATGGGCGGAAGGCTCAATATCATGAACACGGTGGGTGTGGAGGACGGAATCCCCCACGTGGCCTGGCTGGGCCGCTCGGTGCCCAATCCGACGTCGGGCGCGGCTTCGTTCCGCATTGGACTCCCGCGCGATGCCGAGCTCGACATCGTCATGTTCGATGCAAGGGGACGCAGAGTTCGGACGCTGTGGAATGGTCCAATGGCGGCCGGAACGCACTCGATCGCTTGGGATGGCCGTAGCCAGTCCGGGAGCCTGGCTTCCAGCGGGAGTTACTTCTATCGAATGCGTGTGGAGGGTCGCACGTTGACGGGCCGCCTCCAGGTCATGCGGTAGCGCCGGCCGTCTCCAGACCTTTCGCGACCGCCACACCTGGTTGAGAAGGCCGCGGATACGGCCTATCCTTTCTGCACCTCGTGCTGCCTACCAGGCAAGGAGACCAGCCATGAGAGGCTCCCTGTTCGCGCTTTTGCCGCTCGCCATGCTCCTCACCATTCCACGCGTCAGTACGGCATTCGACGTCAGCGCCCCCGATGCGACGAACTACAACATCGATGGACTGCTCGACCCGACGCTGAACCTGACCCGCCGCGTCACGTACACCTTCAACGTGAATGCTTCGATCCATCCCTTCTACATCAAGACGGCACGCGTCGTGGGGTCGGGAAGCACCTATGATCTGGGCGTGACCAACAACGGTGTATCGATCGGGATGCTCACCTTCCTGGTGCCCAACAACGCCCCCAGCCAGCTCTTCTACCAGTGCGGCAACCATTCGGCGATGGGAGGCACCATCAACATCACCGGCACCGTCGGCGTCGAGGATCCGGTCTCCTCGATGGCTTGGCTCGGACGCGCGACTCCCAATCCCGTTTCCCATGGCACGTGGCTCCGGCTGGGGCTGCCGCGTGACGCGAAGGTCGACGTGGTGCTGTTCGACGCCCGTGGCCGCAAGGTGCGCACGCTGTGGAACGGCCCGATGACGGCCGGCGAGCACGCGATCGCCTGGGACGGCCGCGACGAAGCCCGCCGCCAGGCGCCGAGCGGCGCCTACTTCTACCGGATGAGGGTCGAAGGCCGCACTTTGACGGGCCGGCTGGTGGTCGCAAGATAGGGACCGTGAATCGCTCTGAACTGATCGATACCCAGGGACGCGTGGTGCGGGATCTGCGCATCTCCGTGACCGATCGCTGCAACCTGCGGTGTGTGTACTGCATGCCGGCCGAGGGCATGCCCTGGCTCTCCAAGGACCTCATCCTCACGTACGAGGAGATCGTTCGCCTCTCGCGCATCTCCCTCGATCTCGGTGTCACGGGCATCCGGCTCACCGGCGGAGAGCCGACGGTGCGCGCGGATCTGCCGGTCCTCGTACGGATGCTGAGCGAGCTCAGGCCCGGACTCGACCTGTCGCTCACCACCAACGCGCTCAAGCTGGCGGCCATGGCAGGGGAGCTGAAGGCGGCAGGGCTGACGCGCGTCAACGTCAGCCTGGATACCCTCGATCGGGAACGTTTTCACCGCATCGCGCGCCGGGACCGCCTGGCCGATGTGCTCGCCGGGCTCGACGTCTCGCGCGCCGTCGGCTTCTCGCCGATCAAGGTGAACGCCGTCCTGATGCGTGGATTCAACGAGGACGAAGCGGTGCCGCTCGCCGGATGGGGGCGTGACCAAGGCTACGAGGTTCGCTTCATCGAGTGGATGCCGCTCGACTTCCAGCACGGCTGGTCGCGGGAGCAACTCGTCCCTGCCGCGGAGATCCTGCGCGCGATCGATGCCGTCTATCCGCTCGAGCCGGCGCGAGCCACCGATCCCAGCGCGCCCGCCACCCTCTATCGCTACCGTGACGGACGAGGGACGGTCGGGGTGATCGCGTCGGTGACGCGGCCATTCTGCGGGCACTGCGACCGCATCCGGCTCACCGCCGACGGCCAGATCCGCACCTGCCTGTTCGCGCTCGAGGAGCTCGACCTGCGCGCGGCCCTGCGCGGCGGGGCCAGCGACGAGACGATCGCCGATCTCCTGCGCGCCGCGGTTTGGCGCAAGAAACCAGGCCACCTGATCAACAGCCCCTATTTCAGGCAGCCGGAACGTGGGATGAGCGCGATCGGCGGTTGAGCTCTTCCATGGAGCCCGCCGGCTTCGAGGACCGCTTCGCCGAATCGCTTCGCGGCTTCGGACTGGTCGGCATCATCGCGTTCATCGCGATCGTCCTGGGCAATGCGCTGTTCGCCCCTCTCAGCGCCCTGCTCGCGCTGCTCTGGGCCCGCTTTTCCCACACGCCATGGAGCGCCCTCGGCTTTTCGCGCCCGCGAAGCTTCTTGCGGACGATCATTCTCGGGATCGTGCTCGGCATCGCGTTCAAGCTGCTGATGAAGTCGGTGGTGATGCCTCTGCTCGGCGCCGATCCGATCAATCGCACGTATCACTTCCTGGAGGGCAATCG from the Candidatus Eisenbacteria bacterium genome contains:
- a CDS encoding CDGSH iron-sulfur domain-containing protein, with translation MTDKLHVFEGNGIRVTWSKARCIHSAECVRGLPLVFQPGSHPWVKPDRATAEKIAEIIERCPTGALHYERLDGGRAESATTTNTVTPEPDGPLMVRGQIEILDAEGNLLHRDTRVALCRCGGSSNKPFCDGSHRARGFSDPGEVFAGSVKPGEDPGSVLRFTVRPAGPLKARGTLVVRSADGLVRVSGGDAAFCRCGGTRNRPFCDKSHERLEFEQDSSTSS
- a CDS encoding FlgD immunoglobulin-like domain containing protein; protein product: MKFSRTALLALFVLVTLAPRLQSDAAAAPPPDPIIHNCSPNATFSAWIIDGQSNPSLTLAPGSRHIFHVIAPGHPFYIKTLREVGDGNQFTDGVRNNGDDNGDVQFDVPNDAPPLLFYQCGVHPSMGGRLNIMNTVGVEDGIPHVAWLGRSVPNPTSGAASFRIGLPRDAELDIVMFDARGRRVRTLWNGPMAAGTHSIAWDGRSQSGSLASSGSYFYRMRVEGRTLTGRLQVMR
- a CDS encoding FlgD immunoglobulin-like domain containing protein gives rise to the protein MRGSLFALLPLAMLLTIPRVSTAFDVSAPDATNYNIDGLLDPTLNLTRRVTYTFNVNASIHPFYIKTARVVGSGSTYDLGVTNNGVSIGMLTFLVPNNAPSQLFYQCGNHSAMGGTINITGTVGVEDPVSSMAWLGRATPNPVSHGTWLRLGLPRDAKVDVVLFDARGRKVRTLWNGPMTAGEHAIAWDGRDEARRQAPSGAYFYRMRVEGRTLTGRLVVAR
- the moaA gene encoding GTP 3',8-cyclase MoaA, with amino-acid sequence MGTVNRSELIDTQGRVVRDLRISVTDRCNLRCVYCMPAEGMPWLSKDLILTYEEIVRLSRISLDLGVTGIRLTGGEPTVRADLPVLVRMLSELRPGLDLSLTTNALKLAAMAGELKAAGLTRVNVSLDTLDRERFHRIARRDRLADVLAGLDVSRAVGFSPIKVNAVLMRGFNEDEAVPLAGWGRDQGYEVRFIEWMPLDFQHGWSREQLVPAAEILRAIDAVYPLEPARATDPSAPATLYRYRDGRGTVGVIASVTRPFCGHCDRIRLTADGQIRTCLFALEELDLRAALRGGASDETIADLLRAAVWRKKPGHLINSPYFRQPERGMSAIGG